One window of the Rhodococcus sovatensis genome contains the following:
- a CDS encoding TetR family transcriptional regulator C-terminal domain-containing protein, producing MVAQFLPADLDEYAALRLWFTAYSSALGPSPAESNQRLLAAAATRSHEHMRRWLTHFVEEDLLDADSVDDVANTAIALTVGIAMEALTPGSPATVPDGRRLLARHFAGVLGSHRG from the coding sequence ATGGTCGCGCAGTTCTTGCCTGCTGATCTCGACGAGTATGCGGCACTTCGTCTCTGGTTCACCGCGTATTCCTCCGCACTGGGGCCCAGCCCTGCCGAGTCCAACCAAAGATTGCTGGCCGCCGCGGCAACCAGATCACACGAGCACATGCGTCGATGGCTGACGCATTTCGTGGAAGAAGACCTCCTGGATGCGGACTCGGTAGACGACGTTGCAAACACCGCCATAGCACTGACTGTGGGTATCGCAATGGAGGCGCTCACACCCGGGTCGCCTGCCACAGTGCCCGATGGACGACGGCTGCTCGCCCGGCACTTCGCGGGCGTTCTCGGAAGCCATCGCGGATGA
- a CDS encoding helix-turn-helix domain-containing protein: protein MLTQTLRNVERDGLLTRMGTPTIPLTVEYELTALGLSLVDVFLQLKRWSDANMDEVARARRTYDSRTC from the coding sequence ATGCTCACTCAGACCTTGCGGAACGTCGAACGAGACGGACTACTCACTCGCATGGGCACCCCGACCATCCCGCTGACCGTGGAGTACGAATTGACTGCTCTCGGCCTCTCCCTGGTCGATGTGTTTCTCCAGCTCAAACGGTGGTCGGATGCCAACATGGACGAGGTTGCGCGGGCGCGCCGAACCTACGATTCCCGCACGTGTTAG
- a CDS encoding alpha/beta fold hydrolase has protein sequence MSSDRRSARLRRTALEAPGLRTLRRPATDAGPAFDLAYTRTGPRSAVPVVVLPGGPGLASVLPYRRFRARARKLGIDTLMIEHRGIGLSRSDIDGNDLPVAAITVEAVISDIAAILDHEEIDAAVVYGSSYGTYLACGFGITHPNRVAGLVLDSTVMSAHDHHVVRAHARSLLWDGDEPALADCARMLRDLVDGGVDQDEACDVVRKVYEFGGPALLRRLLALARTGDARRTWTFVAQLGRSEAADDTAMPYWMEFGPVSAIAFTELNYAPPPNGQPFDPAPQFVDIASKYPPFASEPFDIATHMPDFQWPTAIISGTRDLRTPRPVAVSADSLIPNAHLVTIDSGHSALDTHQLVALHVIERMTGGQAARLTTASDSSKIQSFAVRGSPTRFLPHLIATTLAWDTAVGALRRRLRTVVSRNRR, from the coding sequence ATGAGCAGCGACCGACGAAGTGCGCGCCTACGCAGGACTGCGCTCGAGGCTCCCGGGCTTCGGACTCTCCGACGGCCGGCGACGGACGCCGGTCCGGCATTCGACCTTGCCTACACACGCACCGGCCCGAGGTCTGCGGTTCCCGTCGTCGTACTACCGGGCGGGCCAGGTCTGGCATCAGTTCTGCCTTACCGCCGGTTCCGCGCGCGAGCGAGAAAGCTCGGCATCGACACCCTCATGATCGAACATCGGGGAATCGGACTCTCTCGCAGCGACATCGACGGGAACGATCTCCCGGTCGCTGCGATCACAGTCGAGGCCGTGATCAGCGACATCGCCGCCATCCTCGACCACGAGGAGATCGACGCCGCCGTGGTCTACGGTTCGTCCTACGGAACCTATCTGGCGTGCGGTTTCGGGATCACGCACCCGAATCGTGTGGCGGGCTTGGTGCTCGACTCGACGGTGATGTCGGCACACGATCACCACGTCGTGCGGGCGCACGCGCGGTCACTGCTGTGGGACGGAGACGAACCGGCGCTTGCGGACTGCGCTCGGATGCTCCGCGACCTCGTCGACGGCGGCGTCGACCAGGACGAAGCATGCGATGTCGTGCGAAAAGTCTACGAATTCGGAGGACCAGCACTACTGCGCCGACTCCTCGCCCTCGCTCGTACCGGCGACGCACGACGCACCTGGACGTTCGTCGCACAACTCGGTCGCAGCGAAGCCGCCGACGACACAGCCATGCCCTACTGGATGGAATTCGGTCCGGTCAGCGCAATCGCGTTCACCGAACTCAACTACGCTCCGCCACCGAATGGTCAGCCATTCGATCCTGCACCACAATTCGTAGACATCGCATCGAAGTATCCCCCCTTCGCCTCCGAGCCGTTCGACATTGCCACGCATATGCCCGACTTCCAGTGGCCCACCGCCATCATCTCCGGCACTCGTGATCTGCGGACTCCCAGACCTGTCGCCGTATCCGCCGACAGCCTCATTCCCAATGCACATCTCGTGACCATCGACAGCGGCCACAGCGCACTCGACACCCACCAGTTGGTCGCATTGCACGTCATCGAACGAATGACCGGCGGTCAGGCTGCGCGACTGACGACTGCATCGGACTCGTCGAAAATCCAGTCATTCGCCGTCCGCGGATCGCCGACGCGTTTCCTGCCCCACCTCATCGCCACCACCCTGGCATGGGACACGGCGGTGGGGGCCTTACGCCGACGCCTTCGCACAGTAGTGTCGCGGAACAGACGTTGA
- a CDS encoding PLDc N-terminal domain-containing protein, which translates to MNPTVPLAFDLTWTAMVLIWLILCGIAWGSILRTSHARQGGKFWWCVLVLAIPVFGALAWFWARPKSAEQ; encoded by the coding sequence ATGAATCCCACAGTGCCACTTGCATTCGATCTCACCTGGACGGCGATGGTACTGATCTGGCTGATTCTCTGCGGTATCGCATGGGGGTCGATTCTGCGGACCTCCCACGCCAGGCAGGGTGGGAAGTTCTGGTGGTGTGTGCTGGTACTCGCCATACCAGTTTTCGGAGCGCTCGCCTGGTTCTGGGCTCGCCCCAAGAGTGCCGAGCAGTGA
- a CDS encoding TetR/AcrR family transcriptional regulator codes for MAGKDRAGRRESILAAASSIADSDGLDAVTVRATADKAGVGVGTLRHYFPTQKELFDAIVARRVDTIIDDSVVLDTSASLDARI; via the coding sequence GTCGACGCGAATCCATCCTCGCCGCGGCGTCGTCGATCGCGGATAGCGACGGTCTCGACGCCGTCACCGTTCGAGCTACCGCCGACAAAGCAGGTGTCGGAGTCGGCACCCTTCGGCACTATTTCCCTACCCAGAAAGAGCTGTTCGACGCCATCGTCGCACGGCGGGTCGACACGATAATCGACGATTCCGTCGTGCTCGACACCTCCGCGTCACTGGATGCTCGCATCTGA